A single window of Coffea eugenioides isolate CCC68of chromosome 7, Ceug_1.0, whole genome shotgun sequence DNA harbors:
- the LOC113777247 gene encoding uncharacterized protein LOC113777247, which translates to MRLNPKKCTFGVRSGRFLGFLVSREGIRANPDKLQAIMDMAPPRNVKEVQRLTGRMAALNIFLSRSAVRGLPFFRVLKAPKDFHWTEECQKAFTDLKAYLAELPTLTAPELGETLFLYLSACNEAVSAVLVREDGGAQRPVYYVSRALQGPETRYTPAEKLVLTLVHAARKLRPYFQAHSIIVLTDQPLRQILTKPEVSGRMTKWAVELAEHDIGYWPRTTIKAQALADFLAEGASMAMTGQDSLPGGVRSEEPWTLFVDGASSKEGSGAGLLLISPTGEELTYALRLDFPASNNEAEYEALLTGLRIAHQMGITAIKIRSDSQLVVLQVRGEYEAKEEVMKKYLAKVQEVVPLFEAFEIERVPRSQNKRADALSKLASSSFAHLSKEVLVEMVKQKSIDQVQVLAIDSSTTWMTPLVDFLSSGTHPENKTEARRIQLRAAKYAYAGGTLYKRSYLSP; encoded by the coding sequence ATGCGCCTAAACCCGAAGAAGTGTACCTTCGGGGTCAGGTCAGGAAGGTTCCTGGGTTTTCTGGTGTCCCGAGAGGGGATTCGAGCCAACCCGGATAAACTCCAGGCCATCATGGACATGGCCCCTCCGAGGAACGTGAAGGAAGTCCAGCGGCTCACAGGGAGAATGGCCGCCCTAAACATATTCCTCTCGCGCTCCGCGGTCCGGGGGCTGCCCTTCTTCCGAGTCTTGAAAGCGCCAAAGGATTTTCACTGGACTGAGGAGTGCCAGAAAGCCTTCACCGACCTGAAGGCCTATCTGGCTGAGCTGCCCACTCTGACCGCCCCGGAGCTAGGGGAGACCTTGTTCCTATACCTGTCCGCCTGCAACGAGGCCGTCAGCGCAGTCTTGGTGCGGGAGGACGGGGGGGCTCAGAGACCGGTGTACTACGTCAGCCGTGCTCTACAAGGGCCAGAGACGAGGTACACGCCGGCGGAAAAGCTAGTCCTCACCCTGGTGCACGCTGCTCGCAAGCTCCGCCCCTACTTCCAGGCCCACAGCATTATAGTCCTGACCGACCAACCTTTGCGTCAGATACTCACTAAGCCCGAGGTCTCAGGCAGGATGACCAAGTGGGCCGTCGAGCTGGCCGAACACGACATTGGCTACTGGCCCCGTACTACCATCAAGGCTCAGGCCTTGGCAGATTTTCTTGCTGAGGGGGCTAGCATGGCCATGACCGGGCAGGATTCCCTGCCCGGTGGGGTGCGGTCGGAAGAACCTTGGACTCTGTTCGTGGACGGTGCCTCCAGCAAGGAAGGCAGCGGAGCCGGCCTGCTGCTTATCTCGCCCACTGGGGAGGAGCTGACCTACGCGCTCCGACTGGACTTCCCCGCGTCTAACAATGAAGCCGAGTACGAGGCCCTGCTCACGGGATTGCGGATAGCCCACCAGATGGGTATAACCGCGATCAAGATCAGGAGCGACTCCCAGCTCGTCGTCCTCCAAGTTCGCGGGGAGTACGAGGCCAAGGAGGAGGTAATGAAGAAATACCTAGCTAAAGTGCAGGAGGTAGTACCCCTGTTCGAGGCCTTTGAGATCGAGCGGGTGCCAAGATCGCAAAACAAGCGTGCGGACGCCTTGTCAAAGCTGGCATCCTCCTCGTTTGCTCATCTGAGCAAGGAAGTTCTGGTAGAGATGGTCAAGCAGAAAAGCATCGACCAGGTCCAGGTCCTGGCTATAGACAGCTCGACAACCTGGATGACACCCCTAGTGGACTTCCTCAGCTCGGGTACCCACCCTGAGAACAAGACCGAGGCTCGCCGGATCCAGCTCAGAGCTGCCAAATACGCCTACGCTGGGGGGACCCTCTACAAGAGGTCATACTTGTCCCCCTAG
- the LOC113777248 gene encoding putative late blight resistance protein homolog R1B-16, with translation MATNKAPDSGIFVWRYTEAAGKPHHVSSSTSTSYFDLALDFLAELDKMPLFGEDFVDLKKRVRLMKTCFLYVKKCRRRRNHEALLEHDHEDRCNIMSENLRRSIICFRIQDVAISMIHDLQPDYFQYIHSGRYLDFENFKNASTRWEEKIKMFLETDLKKSCAAIFIDYYSPGDPRLVMDLIMCLLETLDCVLRIGELRDTIRNRLKLLRNLIGFVTMQGLECSQLTDLLTYTVVAAGSLISICQFYPDDDARVVNQMESEICQLLHEKINLLDLQVRETFVHVLTASKKQPRSSYDLALQKNEDHVVGQFIGSLRDYLMDLLGSIASFQVPVKDQILRLHEEIRCLGILLKQEEKLGDEMKDLIGAVVSDVAILTFSLSVNEIKEGLPEETDIGVFHLHKVLKYMVAEVAHNYPLKTPYSSFNYPRSNELGCMDFFLENLKELARCDEADDSIGFQQDRIQMIQKDLVFLRSFLENIKEQCHQNGELQAFWSHVMEAAYKVELLIDLAFVGDKCEDSLDAVSRDINLLKIKAPEIHNGQTQRVNKTSIHTPAQFIVAMHDEDLVGLDDEVETITHQLTRGSKQLHVVPIVGMPGLGKTTLANKVYTAPSVRSHFHVRGWCRVFQTYSIRSMLVELLCSSSSESFDGYLKIDENDLVMKLRQVLLRSRYLLVLDDLWDVEAWNLLEKSLPNDANGSRILFTSRYQDLSLHFEPNSEPHHLRHLTDEESWKLLQRKLFGTEDCPATLSEVGSQIAKLCQGLPLAVVLVAGILATTAQDSWEEVAKSLSSIVLEDEYYKKTLELSYSHLPNYLKPCLLYFAAFQEDEVINVQRLLWLWIAKRFVQQAGGKSLEEAAYDYLMALINRSLVMVIRQTIVGGAKACLLHDLVYEFCVEKAKEESFLYIIHNWKAPLSLTGPSNPYRVCVPNTRESKIWELMLIFPNLRSLILFGEDDFKHEEEDLGILLPKLLRVLDFGNSDFRYSFPREVVLLVHLRYLALTGIAYIPSAIANLSRLETLIVEDANFDIELPSTIWNIKTLSHLRALTYPGVAPDGFTFPVESLEVSPNLDHLDTLDLAIDPSPQILQKILRKLPSIRRLKCRQSYGSREATRNCNEILEFDSLSQLESLHLLGFWGCGFKFPLNLKKLTLTCNYQPWSEISTIGKLPNLEVLKLLDRCFAGEEWVMKEGEFPKLRVLKLSELEFRNWTAFSDNFFRLEKLVLHRCKKLEKVPSCLGECETLEMIVVKNCPESVGDSVKQIQQEQMDTGNEVLKIEIDNYDDTIFSPKAESTPSEAEEVSSERVYFHSHAVDNCETECTVGFHSSGQIKLYLHMLNQFNYIMIHVSLNSLRRQTIHISFSFVYMLNQSNDMLIHVYFEAISGGA, from the exons ATGGCCACCAATAAAGCACCAGATTCGGGAATCTTTGTTTGGCGCTACACTGAAGCTGCTGGGAAA CCGCATCACGTCTCCTCCAGCACTAGCACTAGTTACTTTGATCTTGCTTTAGATTTTCTAGCCGAGCTTGACAAAATGCCCCTATTTGGCGAGGACTTCGTGGACCTGAAGAAGAGGGTAAGATTAATGAAAACCTGTTTTCTGTATGTCAAAAAGTGTAGGAGGAGGAGGAACCACGAAGCGCTTTTGGAGCATGATCACGAGGACAGGTGTAATATTATGTCTGAAAATTTGAGACGTAGTATTATTTGCTTCAGAATTCAAGATGTGGCTATCAGTATGATTCATGATCTTCAGCCTGATTATTTTCAATATATTCATTCTGGTCGTTACTTagattttgaaaactttaaaAATGCGAGTACCAGATGGGAGGAAAAGATCAAAATGTTTCTTGAGACGGATCTCAAGAAATCATGCGCCGCCATCTTCATCGACTATTACTCACCAGGAGATCCACGACTAGTTATGGATCTTATTATGTGCCTTTTAGAGACTCTGGATTGCGTTTTACGTATTGGGGAGCTAAGGGATACAATTAGAAATAGGCTAAAACTCTTGAGGAATCTCATTGGCTTTGTGACAATGCAAGGTCTTGAATGTTCGCAACTGACAGATCTGTTGACTTACACTGTAGTTGCAGCTGGAAGCCTGATTTCTATATGTCAGTTTTACCCTGATGATGATGCACGAGTGGTCAATCAAATGGAATCTGAAATTTGTCAGCTGCTACACGAGAAGATCAATCTTCTTGATCTCCAAGTCCGAGAAACTTTTGTCCATGTCCTGACGGCTTCAAAGAAACAACCGAGATCATCATATGATTTAGCCCTTCAGAAGAATGAGGATCATGTGGTAGGCCAGTTTATTGGTTCTCTTCGTGATTATCTTATGGATCTACTAGGATCCATTGCCAGTTTTCAGGTTCCAGTCAAGGATCAAATACTAAGACTCCATGAGGAAATAAGATGCCTAGGTATCCTTCTTAAACAGGAGGAGAAACTAGGTGATGAAATGAAGGATCTTATTGGAGCTGTGGTCTCTGATGTAGCAATTTTGACCTTCTCCCTTTCTGTCAATGAAATCAAGGAAGGCTTGCCTGAGGAAACAGATATTGGGGTGTTTCATTTGCACAAAGTTCTCAAATATATGGTGGCAGAGGTTGCACACAATTATCCACTAAAAACACCATATTCATCATTTAATTATCCTAGATCCAATGAGTTGGGCTGTATGGATTTTTTCCTAGAAAATCTCAAGGAACTAGCAAGGTGTGATGAGGCTGATGATTCAATTGGTTTTCAACAGGATAGAATCCAAATGATCCAAAAAGATCTTGTATTCTTAAGATCTTTCCTGGAAAATATCAAGGAGCAATGCCATCAGAATGGAGAACTTCAAGCTTTCTGGAGTCATGTTATGGAGGCTGCATACAAGGTAGAGTTACTGATTGACTTGGCATTTGTTGGTGATAAATGTGAAGATTCTTTGGATGCCGTTTCTAGAGATATCAATCTTTTGAAGATTAAGGCCCCAGAGATCCATAATGGTCAAACCCAAAGAGTTAACAAGACTTCCATTCACACACCAGCGCAATTTATTGTCGCCATGCATGACGAAGATCTGGTAGGTCTTGACGACGAGGTGGAAACTATTACTCATCAGCTTACGAGAGGATCAAAGCAATTGCATGTTGTTCCCATTGTGGGTATGCCTGGCCTTGGGAAGACCACATTAGCCAATAAAGTTTATACTGCTCCTTCAGTTAGGTCACATTTCCATGTTCGTGGTTGGTGTCGTGTTTTTCAAACATATAGCATACGCAGTATGTTAGTTGAGCTTTTGTGTAGTAGTTCTTCTGAGAGTTTTGATGGATATCTAAAGATAGATGAAAATGATTTGGTCATGAAGCTAAGGCAGGTTTTGTTGAGAAGTAGGTATCTCCTTGTTTTGGATGACTTGTGGGACGTTGAGGCATGGAATTTGTTGGAAAAATCACTGCCGAATGATGCCAATGGAAGCAGGATTCTCTTCACCAGTAGATACCAGGATTTATCTTTGCATTTCGAACCTAATAGCGAGCCTCACCATCTCCGCCATCTTACTGACGAAGAGAGTTGGAAATTGCTGCAGAGAAAGCTATTTGGCACGGAAGATTGTCCTGCAACACTAAGTGAAGTTGGATCTCAAATAGCAAAACTTTGTCAGGGCTTACCCCTCGCAGTTGTTCTTGTTGCTGGAATTCTTGCTACTACTGCACAAGATAGTTGGGAAGAAGTTGCAAAAAGTCTAAGTTCTATTGTCCTTGAGGATGAATACTACAAGAAGACACTTGAGCTGAGTTATAGTCATTTACCAAATTATTTGAAGCCATGCCTTCTGTACTTTGCTGCATTTCAAGAAGATGAGGTTATTAATGTGCAAAGGTTGTTATGGCTTTGGATCGCTAAAAGATTCGTTCAACAGGCTGGAGGAAAGAGCTTAGAGGAAGCAGCTTATGACTACTTGATGGCTCTAATTAATAGAAGTTTAGTTATGGTTATCAGACAGACAATTGTGGGTGGTGCCAAAGCCTGCCTACTTCACGATTTGGTATACGAGTTTTGTGTGGAAAAAGCCAAAGAAGAAAGTTTTCTTTACATTATTCATAATTGGAAAGCCCCTCTTAGTCTTACTGGGCCAAGCAACCCCTACCGAGTTTGTGTTCCCAATACCAGAGAATCGAAGATTTGGGAGTTAATGCTTATTTTTCCCAATTTACGCTCTTTGATCTtgtttggagaagatgattttaaacATGAAGAGGAGGATTTGGGTATTTTGTTACCTAAACTTCTCAGAGTGTTGGATTTTGGGAATTCGGACTTTCGTTATTCTTTTCCAAGGGAAGTAGTATTGCTTGTTCACTTGAGATACCTGGCACTCACAGGAATAGCATACATCCCATCTGCGATAGCCAATCTCTCAAGGTTAGAAACTCTTATTGTAGAAGATGCGAATTTTGATATTGAGCTGCCAAGTACCATTTGGAACATTAAGACATTGAGTCATCTACGTGCTTTAACTTATCCTGGAGTAGCCCCAGATGGTTTTACTTTTCCAGTCGAAAGTCTTGAAGTATCCCCAAATTTAGATCATTTAGACACTTTAGACCTTGCCattgatccctcccctcaaatCTTGCAAAAGATACTGAGAAAGTTACCAAGCATTCGCAGgctaaaatgtaggcaaagctACGGATCAAGAGAAGCTACCAGAAATTGCAACGAGATTCTTGAGTTTGATAGTTTGAGTCAACTGGAATCACTTCATTTGCTTGGTTTTTGGGGATGTGGATTTAAATTCCcattgaatttgaaaaagttgaCTCTCACATGTAATTATCAGCCATGGAGTgaaatttcaacaattggaaagTTGCCCAATCTTGAAGTGCTTAAATTACTTGATCGCTGCTTTGCTGGGGAAGAATGGGTAATGAAAGAGGGGGAGTTCCCTAAACTCCGAGTCTTAAAATTGTCAGAATTGGAATTTCGCAACTGGACTGCATTTTCTGATAATTTTTTCCGTCTTGAGAAATTGGTCTTGCACCGATGTAAGAAGCTGGAAAAGGTCCCTTCCTGTTTAGGGGAGTGTGAGACTCTTGAAATGATTGTGGTGAAAAATTGTCCTGAGTCTGTTGGAGATTCTGTAAAGCAAATTCAACAAGAACAGATGGATACGGGAAATGAGGTTCTAAAGATCGAAATTGATAATTATGATGATACAATCTTTTCCCCAAAAGCAGAGTCAACTCCCTCAGAAGCAGAGGAGGTTTCTTCAGAAAGAGTCTATTTCCACTCACACGCAGTTGACAATTGTGAGACTGAATGTACAGTGGGATTCCACTCATCAGGTCAgataaaactatatttgcatATGTTGAATCAGTTCAACTATATAATGATTCATGTTTCTCTCAACAGTTTACGACGGCAAACCATTCATATCTCTTTTTCATTTGTTTACATGTTGAATCAGTCCAATGATATGTTAATTCATGTGTATTTTGAAGCAATTTCTGGAGGCGCCTAA